A window of the Bacillus sp. A301a_S52 genome harbors these coding sequences:
- a CDS encoding aspartate aminotransferase family protein codes for MKKIKSSLDCYGLEMERSLNYMKEAKKHLPGGVAANIKHFEPYPIVMKEGRGAWLKDVDNRWYVDYLMGYGALALGHAHPKIRYAVADQIFCDGTFLFGTPHQLEVEFAKTIKRHFPSIQKLRYTNSGTEATQLAIRLAQVFTGKNKVAKCEGHYHGGYKEMLYSINPPIEEAGEIDLPLPVPESADVQIDGNEPYILPFNHIEGIEHLITTHHSDIAAVIIEPIQAGYIMADQSYIDRLRQLTLTYGIVLIFDEVKTGFRSALGGAQQKYEIDPDLTTLGKVIGGGFPIGLVGGRGDILDVSSPSRGADVFEAGEKGKGTAKDILFHSGTYNGHPTILAAGLATINEMEQSYAKVLDITTSLRDGIETLAKNIGIPVTTYGAGSIFNVIWEKGCKLKHYRDLQNTNTKMRKELDFALLQAGVYTKPLNRYSISAAHGQEELDFTLKAYEKAFHQLKGGARIS; via the coding sequence ATGAAGAAAATCAAATCTTCTCTCGATTGTTATGGATTAGAAATGGAGCGTTCACTTAACTACATGAAAGAAGCAAAAAAGCATTTACCCGGAGGTGTAGCGGCAAATATTAAGCATTTCGAGCCCTATCCTATAGTGATGAAAGAGGGACGTGGCGCTTGGCTAAAGGATGTAGATAACCGTTGGTACGTTGATTATCTAATGGGATACGGAGCACTTGCTTTAGGCCACGCTCATCCTAAAATAAGGTATGCAGTAGCAGATCAAATTTTTTGTGACGGTACGTTCTTGTTTGGTACACCGCATCAACTTGAAGTCGAATTTGCAAAAACGATAAAAAGACATTTCCCATCCATTCAAAAATTGCGTTATACGAACTCAGGAACTGAAGCAACTCAGTTAGCAATTCGTCTTGCACAAGTTTTTACAGGAAAAAATAAGGTAGCTAAATGTGAAGGACATTATCATGGTGGGTATAAAGAGATGCTTTACAGTATTAACCCGCCAATAGAAGAAGCAGGCGAAATAGACCTTCCATTGCCAGTACCTGAATCAGCAGATGTTCAAATAGATGGTAATGAACCATATATTCTCCCATTCAATCACATTGAAGGTATAGAACATCTGATTACGACTCATCACAGTGATATAGCGGCAGTTATTATTGAACCTATTCAAGCTGGGTATATAATGGCTGATCAATCTTATATAGATAGGTTACGCCAGTTAACTCTTACGTATGGGATTGTCCTTATATTTGATGAAGTAAAAACAGGTTTTCGTTCAGCTTTAGGAGGAGCACAACAGAAATATGAGATTGATCCTGACTTAACAACTCTAGGGAAAGTTATTGGAGGGGGATTTCCAATTGGGCTTGTTGGTGGTAGGGGTGACATTCTTGATGTGAGTTCACCTTCTAGAGGCGCTGATGTATTTGAAGCTGGGGAGAAAGGTAAAGGGACAGCAAAAGATATTCTATTTCATAGTGGCACATACAATGGGCACCCTACTATTCTAGCAGCGGGACTTGCTACTATAAACGAAATGGAACAATCATATGCTAAAGTGCTAGATATCACTACTAGCTTGCGAGATGGTATTGAAACACTTGCTAAAAATATAGGGATTCCTGTGACGACATATGGTGCTGGTTCTATATTTAATGTAATATGGGAGAAGGGTTGCAAGTTAAAACACTACCGTGACCTTCAAAATACGAACACGAAAATGAGAAAAGAGTTAGATTTCGCTTTGCTTCAAGCTGGTGTTTACACAAAACCTCTCAATCGCTATAGTATATCAGCAGCCCATGGGCAAGAGGAACTAGACTTCACATTAAAAGCTTATGAAAAGGCGTTCCATCAGCTAAAAGGAGGAGCGAGAATCTCCTAA
- a CDS encoding KamA family radical SAM protein — MAQPKYIMNIEKVPHLSDEEKQKLKQITEKFVFRVNDYYLSLIDWGNPEDPIRKLVIPNEGELEEYGRWDASDEDKNYVVPGCQHKYEQTALLIVSEVCGAYCRYCFRKRLFRNDIKEAMTDVQPGIDYIKEHPEITNVLLTGGDSLILATRKLRHIIEQLREIPHVKIIRLGSKMPVFNPMRIYEDDDLLDLISEFSTPEQRIYVMAHINHPVEITPEAKKGFEALHNAGAIVVNQTPVLRGINDDPKVLGELLDKLSWAGVTPYYFFINRPVAGNNDFVLSLKEAYDIVEEAKANTSGLGKRVRLSMSHTSGKIEILAIEDGKAYLKYHQSRDGNYGKFMVLDCPENAAWFDDLPGNEIYWDAPEKKWDEFKGANEKIAEKEEKALT; from the coding sequence ATGGCCCAACCAAAATACATTATGAATATTGAAAAAGTCCCCCATCTCTCAGATGAAGAAAAACAGAAACTGAAACAAATAACAGAAAAATTCGTGTTCCGAGTCAATGACTATTACTTAAGTTTAATTGATTGGGGAAACCCTGAAGATCCTATTAGAAAGCTTGTTATCCCCAACGAAGGAGAATTGGAGGAATACGGGAGATGGGATGCATCGGATGAAGATAAAAACTACGTCGTACCTGGTTGCCAACACAAATATGAACAAACAGCCTTGTTAATCGTCTCCGAAGTATGTGGTGCCTATTGTCGTTACTGTTTTAGAAAGCGCTTATTTAGAAATGATATTAAAGAAGCTATGACTGATGTTCAACCTGGAATCGATTATATTAAAGAACATCCTGAAATTACGAATGTACTTCTTACAGGCGGTGATTCACTTATCCTTGCTACGCGAAAACTCCGTCATATTATTGAACAATTAAGAGAAATCCCTCATGTTAAAATTATTCGACTCGGTTCAAAAATGCCTGTTTTTAATCCCATGCGTATATATGAAGATGACGACTTACTCGATTTAATTTCAGAGTTCTCTACACCTGAGCAACGTATTTATGTGATGGCACATATCAATCATCCAGTAGAAATTACGCCTGAAGCTAAAAAAGGATTTGAAGCGCTCCATAATGCTGGTGCGATCGTTGTTAACCAAACACCAGTATTACGTGGAATTAATGATGATCCAAAGGTGCTTGGTGAACTTCTTGATAAGCTGTCTTGGGCTGGTGTCACACCTTATTATTTCTTCATTAACAGACCTGTAGCAGGGAATAATGATTTTGTACTTTCACTAAAAGAAGCTTATGATATTGTTGAAGAAGCTAAAGCAAATACCTCTGGCTTAGGTAAACGAGTACGTTTATCTATGAGTCACACATCAGGTAAAATTGAGATATTAGCTATTGAAGATGGAAAAGCTTATTTAAAGTATCATCAATCTCGAGACGGAAATTATGGTAAATTCATGGTACTCGATTGTCCTGAAAATGCCGCGTGGTTTGATGATTTACCAGGTAACGAGATATACTGGGATGCTCCTGAGAAAAAATGGGATGAATTTAAAGGGGCTAATGAAAAAATTGCCGAAAAAGAAGAAAAAGCGCTCACCTGA
- a CDS encoding FixH family protein encodes MLKIVNFMTITIITTVLIVGCSSNALSDVTVTFLQDGDIFETGKFHTFEVRLTDEIEEPIEVDNLQIHINMERMNHPMTGTMTMADDGTYSVELPLAMEGEWYVDVTALLEDEESIERFYIHAEGEMAEDYMRGFDADKGEVPNH; translated from the coding sequence ATGCTTAAAATCGTCAATTTCATGACAATAACCATTATCACCACAGTATTAATAGTTGGTTGTAGTTCGAACGCTTTGTCTGACGTAACAGTAACCTTTTTACAAGACGGGGACATTTTTGAAACAGGTAAATTCCACACTTTCGAAGTAAGATTAACGGATGAAATAGAGGAGCCTATCGAAGTTGATAATTTACAGATACATATTAATATGGAAAGGATGAATCATCCAATGACAGGAACGATGACAATGGCTGATGATGGAACTTATTCTGTAGAATTACCGCTTGCGATGGAAGGAGAGTGGTATGTGGACGTGACCGCTTTGCTAGAGGATGAAGAAAGCATTGAAAGATTTTACATTCATGCTGAAGGAGAAATGGCTGAAGATTATATGAGAGGGTTTGATGCGGATAAAGGAGAAGTGCCTAATCATTAG
- a CDS encoding MurR/RpiR family transcriptional regulator gives MLESDVYRRMIQVREKMSKSHKKIANYLIEHHETAPFLTASKLAKNVQVGEATVIRFAFFLNYKGYPDLQRHLQEALQRKMTSAEVLARTTDENDPTENVVTEVLSDDIQNLKETLNQVDPAVFEKVVHELIEAKRIYIIAYRSAASVGGFLEFYLDLVLQNTEMIRQADGVSEHLLDLTEEDLVIGLGFSRYTKRTVEVLKYAKQRSAKTVVITDHLLSPLVPYADHKMIAATEINSFIDSFSAPMSVISALITALTRTEHKKVEKRLQELEGLWETFDVFYD, from the coding sequence TTGCTTGAAAGTGATGTATATCGTCGCATGATCCAGGTACGCGAAAAAATGAGTAAATCCCACAAAAAAATAGCTAACTATTTAATTGAACATCACGAGACAGCCCCTTTTTTAACAGCGTCCAAGCTTGCTAAAAATGTGCAAGTAGGGGAGGCAACTGTTATTCGTTTTGCCTTTTTTCTTAATTATAAAGGTTACCCTGACTTACAGCGACATTTACAAGAAGCTTTACAAAGAAAAATGACTTCCGCTGAAGTTTTAGCTAGAACCACTGATGAAAATGATCCAACAGAAAATGTGGTCACTGAAGTATTGTCCGATGACATCCAAAATCTTAAAGAAACGTTGAATCAAGTGGATCCAGCAGTTTTTGAAAAAGTCGTCCATGAACTTATTGAAGCAAAGCGAATTTACATTATTGCCTATCGTAGTGCCGCTAGTGTGGGGGGATTTTTAGAATTTTATTTAGATCTAGTCCTTCAAAATACGGAAATGATTCGTCAAGCTGATGGTGTGTCAGAGCATTTACTTGATTTAACTGAAGAAGATTTAGTTATCGGTCTCGGTTTTTCGCGCTATACGAAACGGACTGTTGAAGTTTTGAAATATGCGAAACAAAGAAGTGCGAAAACAGTGGTTATAACAGATCATTTATTAAGCCCATTAGTGCCGTATGCAGATCACAAAATGATTGCAGCTACTGAAATTAACTCTTTCATCGATTCTTTTTCAGCACCTATGAGTGTGATTAGTGCCTTAATCACTGCCCTGACAAGGACTGAACATAAAAAAGTAGAGAAAAGGTTACAAGAACTGGAAGGTCTTTGGGAAACGTTTGATGTGTTTTATGATTAA
- a CDS encoding TRAP transporter permease — MAETHRDILTEQQQQEMLAKYDKEASYRQNPGKWAWVISFIAISLTIFHLWRAFPQTGGPLVYQIQGAVHLGTALGLIYLLYPFRRTGMKKVGVPWYDVLLAFLSMGSVYYIILRYDWITGAARIVGFTTTDIIVASIGIVLLLEATRRAVGLPIIVIASLGILYGLYGTNIPYFGHGGFNWEGLTRRLFYTSEAIFGTPIQISATYIYLFLFFGVMLTKTGVGQYFNDLAFGATGRFTGGTAKAAVAASALQGTVTGSSVANTVASGSFTIPMMKRAKFRPEFAAAAEASASTGGQIMPPIMGAAAFIMADYVSSVSYSDIVIIGIIPALLYFTSVFMGTHFEAKRHGIHGLPKSELPSMTGLLKQIYLLAPLVTIVTMLVLGFTPTYAALWGIGAAFFVSFFRKHTRMGISDILDALEQGARVALPVIAACATAGIIVGVVVFTGLGGKIAGGLLSLAGDNLFLLMFFTMIACILLGMGLPTTANYVVTASMAAPALISFGVPEVAAHFFVFYFGIVADITPPVCLAAYAGSGIAKANPMKAGVTAFKLAIAGFIIPYVFVYNPALLLQDADITTVILLVITALLGMAAVSATMMNYFIYSFKWYERPLLLLSGLMLIYPENFYIEGGGLLLFILIAGLQYMRKKKVDTQTTTL, encoded by the coding sequence ATGGCTGAAACTCATAGAGACATACTAACAGAACAACAACAGCAGGAAATGCTGGCCAAATATGATAAAGAAGCCTCTTATCGGCAAAACCCTGGTAAATGGGCTTGGGTTATTTCTTTTATCGCAATTTCTTTAACTATCTTTCATTTATGGCGGGCATTCCCACAAACTGGTGGTCCGCTTGTTTATCAAATTCAAGGGGCCGTTCATCTCGGGACTGCTTTAGGACTTATTTATCTGCTCTATCCATTTCGACGAACTGGTATGAAAAAAGTTGGTGTTCCTTGGTATGACGTCCTCTTAGCATTTTTAAGCATGGGGTCCGTCTACTATATCATTCTTCGCTACGACTGGATTACGGGTGCTGCTAGAATAGTAGGCTTTACTACTACCGATATCATCGTAGCGTCCATCGGCATTGTATTGTTATTGGAAGCGACGCGCCGTGCGGTTGGTTTACCGATAATTGTAATTGCTAGCTTAGGTATTCTTTATGGGTTATATGGGACGAACATTCCTTACTTTGGACATGGCGGGTTTAACTGGGAAGGTCTTACAAGGCGATTATTTTATACGTCTGAAGCCATTTTCGGTACACCCATTCAAATTTCTGCCACTTATATCTATCTCTTTTTATTTTTCGGTGTTATGTTAACGAAAACAGGTGTTGGTCAATATTTTAATGACTTAGCTTTTGGGGCCACAGGCCGATTTACTGGTGGGACAGCGAAAGCCGCTGTAGCTGCTTCAGCACTACAAGGAACCGTAACAGGTAGCTCTGTTGCCAACACAGTAGCATCAGGCTCCTTCACAATCCCAATGATGAAGCGAGCAAAATTCAGACCAGAATTCGCCGCGGCAGCCGAAGCTTCTGCATCTACAGGCGGCCAAATCATGCCACCAATTATGGGGGCTGCTGCATTTATTATGGCGGATTATGTTAGCAGTGTCTCATACAGTGATATTGTTATTATCGGTATCATTCCTGCATTACTTTACTTCACAAGTGTTTTTATGGGAACACATTTTGAAGCGAAACGTCACGGTATTCACGGATTACCGAAAAGCGAACTACCGTCTATGACAGGGCTTTTAAAGCAGATTTATTTGCTTGCTCCACTCGTCACGATCGTGACGATGCTTGTTTTAGGTTTCACACCGACATATGCTGCCCTGTGGGGAATTGGCGCTGCTTTCTTTGTAAGCTTCTTCCGTAAACACACACGGATGGGTATCTCCGATATTCTTGACGCCCTTGAACAGGGGGCGAGAGTGGCTCTACCTGTCATTGCCGCATGTGCCACTGCTGGAATTATCGTCGGTGTTGTGGTGTTCACAGGTTTAGGTGGTAAAATCGCTGGTGGCTTGCTCTCTCTAGCTGGAGATAACTTATTCTTGTTAATGTTCTTCACGATGATAGCGTGTATCCTACTTGGAATGGGACTACCGACAACAGCCAACTATGTCGTGACAGCTTCAATGGCAGCTCCGGCATTAATTTCGTTTGGGGTACCAGAAGTCGCCGCTCACTTCTTTGTCTTTTATTTTGGTATTGTGGCGGACATCACCCCACCTGTTTGCCTAGCAGCTTATGCTGGCTCGGGTATCGCCAAAGCAAATCCAATGAAGGCTGGTGTGACTGCCTTTAAGCTTGCCATAGCCGGATTTATTATTCCATATGTCTTTGTTTACAATCCGGCTTTACTTTTACAAGATGCGGATATAACAACTGTTATCTTGCTTGTTATTACAGCACTGCTTGGAATGGCAGCAGTTAGTGCTACTATGATGAATTACTTCATATATTCGTTTAAGTGGTATGAACGACCATTACTTCTACTTTCAGGTCTCATGCTCATCTACCCTGAGAATTTTTATATTGAGGGTGGCGGATTACTCTTATTTATTCTTATAGCAGGGTTACAATACATGCGTAAGAAAAAAGTAGACACACAAACAACAACTTTATAA
- a CDS encoding helix-turn-helix transcriptional regulator, whose translation MDAISTLIPPLPIFIKSGQGILHKGEKHVARTFQVFDLLFITKGTLYMKENGIDVVLKQGDYVILAPHYRHEGTKLCEERTEFFWVHFNFSSYYQLVPSIKKDWSNIIKRKGTYTESDLYELHLPRLGHFHHSDKAIEIFSDLIKIEGINLPEERMKQQTVLYNIIISIQKNALEVPTSTENVARQCMNYIQKHYKDPDFNVKKMAQILLYHPDYLTRALKKTIGLTPIQYLNQCRISKAKELLMKENNDLKTIASELGYVDSAYFSRVFKSKEGISPGQYRRITFTQQW comes from the coding sequence ATGGATGCTATATCAACTTTAATCCCACCATTGCCTATTTTTATTAAAAGTGGTCAAGGGATTTTACATAAAGGGGAAAAGCATGTTGCAAGAACTTTTCAGGTATTTGATTTATTGTTTATAACAAAAGGAACATTATATATGAAAGAAAACGGAATAGATGTGGTTTTAAAACAGGGGGATTATGTCATTTTAGCGCCGCATTATAGACATGAAGGGACTAAATTATGTGAAGAACGAACGGAGTTTTTTTGGGTACATTTTAATTTTTCTTCTTATTATCAGCTCGTCCCTTCAATTAAGAAGGATTGGTCCAATATTATTAAAAGAAAAGGGACATACACAGAATCAGATTTGTATGAACTACATTTACCGAGGCTGGGACATTTCCACCATAGTGATAAAGCAATCGAAATCTTCTCTGATCTCATTAAAATAGAAGGAATTAACCTTCCAGAAGAGCGAATGAAACAACAAACTGTCTTGTATAACATTATCATTTCTATTCAAAAAAACGCTTTAGAAGTCCCTACAAGCACCGAAAATGTGGCACGACAATGTATGAATTATATCCAAAAGCATTATAAAGATCCTGATTTTAATGTCAAGAAGATGGCGCAAATATTATTGTATCATCCCGATTACTTAACGAGAGCATTGAAGAAAACTATTGGTTTAACACCCATTCAATACTTGAATCAGTGTCGTATCTCAAAAGCAAAGGAATTGTTAATGAAGGAAAATAACGATTTAAAGACGATTGCTTCTGAATTAGGTTATGTAGATTCGGCCTATTTCTCCCGAGTTTTTAAAAGTAAGGAAGGTATTTCACCAGGACAATACAGAAGGATAACGTTTACTCAGCAATGGTAA
- a CDS encoding NAD(P)H-dependent oxidoreductase: MNYFIIFMHPSEDSFNGAILREVTSQLEHEKHDVNVLKLSNDWFNPYLSMEEYEASLQGVYPPIIAQEHEKIRQADRLIFIFPLWWGGFPAIGKGYIDRVFSYGFAYELDGEEPIPLLKDKKAALIFTTGTPERDFKTSGLYENTVELINKSIFQFCGITLDGVLHFGDVIQASGENRQKMLQATREFSNKLSR; the protein is encoded by the coding sequence ATGAATTATTTTATTATCTTCATGCATCCTTCTGAAGATAGCTTCAATGGAGCAATTTTACGAGAAGTAACTAGTCAATTGGAACATGAAAAACACGATGTAAACGTGTTGAAATTAAGCAATGATTGGTTCAACCCGTATTTGTCAATGGAAGAATATGAAGCTAGTTTACAGGGAGTTTATCCTCCAATTATCGCTCAGGAACACGAAAAAATCCGCCAAGCAGACAGGCTCATTTTTATATTTCCTCTTTGGTGGGGAGGTTTTCCAGCCATTGGTAAAGGCTATATAGATCGGGTATTTTCATATGGTTTTGCTTATGAATTGGATGGTGAAGAGCCTATTCCACTGTTAAAAGATAAAAAAGCTGCACTCATTTTTACTACTGGGACGCCAGAGAGAGACTTTAAAACTTCTGGATTATATGAGAATACTGTAGAGTTAATAAATAAAAGTATTTTTCAATTTTGTGGGATAACGTTAGATGGTGTTTTACATTTTGGAGACGTGATTCAAGCTTCTGGGGAAAATCGCCAAAAAATGTTACAAGCAACCCGCGAGTTCTCTAATAAGCTATCTAGATGA
- a CDS encoding MATE family efflux transporter, protein MQNKPNRSKLTLFALTWPIFIEILLHMLMGNADTLMLSQYDDNSVAAVGVSNQIFSVVIVMFGFVATGTTILIAQNLGANNNKAASQIAVVSIWINILFGLILSIVLIIFGKPILALMNLPEELMGTATMYLQIVGGFSFIQALIMTLSAIIKSHGFTKDAMYVTIGMNILNVLGNYVFIFGVLGAPELGATGVAISTAFSRVLGTIVLFIMLFKRIRGELPWTFVLQKFPKKEVKDLLKIGIPSAGEQLSYNTSQMVITYFIASMGTSALTTRVYTLNIMMFAFLFSVAIGQGTQIIVGYLIGERKHEEAYRRGLKSLWIGISVSTFAAILFAIFSHPLLSIFTNNTDIIQLGSLLLILTILLEPGRAFNLIIINSLRAAGDVKFPVFIGILSMWGVAVTISYTAGIWLGFGLVGVWIAMICDEWLRGLLMLRRWKTRKWEQMSFIDVKQSQN, encoded by the coding sequence ATGCAAAATAAACCTAATCGTAGTAAACTAACACTTTTTGCACTAACATGGCCAATATTCATTGAAATTCTCTTGCATATGCTTATGGGCAATGCTGATACACTCATGTTAAGTCAATATGATGATAATTCTGTAGCGGCCGTTGGTGTCTCTAATCAAATTTTCAGTGTCGTTATCGTGATGTTCGGTTTCGTAGCTACTGGAACCACAATCTTAATTGCTCAAAATCTCGGTGCTAATAACAATAAAGCTGCTTCCCAAATTGCTGTTGTTTCCATTTGGATCAATATATTGTTTGGTTTAATATTGAGTATCGTATTAATTATATTTGGCAAGCCTATCCTTGCACTCATGAATCTTCCCGAAGAATTAATGGGTACAGCCACCATGTATTTACAAATTGTCGGAGGCTTTTCTTTCATTCAAGCGCTCATTATGACTCTATCCGCAATTATTAAAAGTCATGGTTTTACGAAAGATGCCATGTACGTCACAATTGGAATGAATATTCTTAATGTTTTAGGAAATTATGTGTTTATTTTTGGCGTTTTAGGTGCCCCAGAACTAGGTGCCACGGGAGTTGCTATTAGTACAGCATTTAGCCGAGTTTTAGGGACGATTGTCCTATTTATTATGCTGTTTAAAAGAATTAGAGGAGAATTACCGTGGACGTTTGTTCTCCAAAAATTTCCAAAGAAAGAGGTGAAGGACCTCCTTAAGATTGGTATCCCTTCAGCAGGTGAACAACTTTCTTATAATACCTCTCAAATGGTAATAACATATTTTATTGCTTCTATGGGAACTAGCGCTTTAACAACAAGGGTATACACATTAAATATTATGATGTTTGCCTTCCTCTTTTCTGTCGCAATCGGGCAAGGTACCCAAATAATAGTAGGTTATTTAATAGGTGAAAGAAAACATGAAGAAGCCTATCGCCGAGGCTTAAAGAGCTTATGGATAGGTATCAGTGTATCAACCTTTGCAGCTATTTTGTTTGCTATTTTTAGCCATCCGCTTCTTAGCATTTTTACTAATAATACAGACATCATCCAACTGGGAAGCTTATTACTCATTCTCACAATTCTTCTTGAGCCAGGTAGAGCTTTTAATTTGATTATTATTAATTCATTAAGAGCTGCTGGAGATGTTAAGTTTCCAGTTTTTATAGGTATTTTATCTATGTGGGGAGTAGCTGTTACTATTTCTTACACAGCAGGTATATGGCTAGGCTTTGGCTTAGTCGGTGTTTGGATAGCCATGATTTGTGATGAATGGCTAAGAGGTTTATTAATGCTAAGACGTTGGAAGACACGAAAGTGGGAGCAGATGTCGTTTATTGATGTTAAGCAAAGTCAAAACTAA
- a CDS encoding sulfite exporter TauE/SafE family protein: MTIWLAFSAGFLSFASACILPLIPSYIAVITGISLNDLEGKKAKRFKIIPRTLAFVVGLIIPLLLIGMGATAAGNLFTPAFSDFLSRFLGFIVVLFGLHLLGLLKFQLFNRDVRFHKVFQKKGGLISVGLMGMAFGFGWTPCIGPMLSSILIMAADSETIWQGGGLLSVYGLGLGLPFIIIGIAGSASLTFLKFLQKHTHIISIISGVILVILGLLLVTGNMAYITPTMNL, translated from the coding sequence ATGACTATCTGGTTAGCTTTTTCAGCAGGTTTTTTATCATTCGCTTCAGCTTGTATACTTCCGCTTATTCCAAGCTATATTGCCGTAATCACAGGAATATCACTTAATGATTTAGAGGGTAAGAAAGCTAAACGGTTTAAGATTATTCCTCGGACACTAGCCTTTGTAGTGGGATTAATTATTCCGTTGCTATTAATAGGGATGGGCGCAACAGCAGCGGGAAATTTATTTACACCTGCATTTTCAGACTTTCTTTCTCGTTTTCTTGGATTCATCGTCGTTTTATTTGGCCTACATTTATTAGGTCTGCTAAAATTTCAACTGTTTAATAGGGATGTTCGATTTCATAAAGTATTTCAGAAAAAAGGTGGGCTTATTAGTGTCGGTTTGATGGGTATGGCGTTCGGTTTCGGATGGACACCATGTATTGGTCCAATGCTCAGTTCTATTTTAATAATGGCTGCTGACTCAGAAACAATCTGGCAAGGGGGAGGCCTTTTAAGTGTATATGGTCTCGGCCTCGGTCTGCCATTTATCATAATTGGTATCGCAGGAAGTGCCAGTCTTACATTTTTAAAATTTCTACAAAAGCATACTCATATCATATCGATCATAAGTGGAGTGATTTTAGTCATTCTTGGGTTACTATTAGTTACAGGGAACATGGCTTACATCACCCCAACAATGAATTTATAA
- a CDS encoding TAXI family TRAP transporter solute-binding subunit, with product MKKKFTSMFAMLLTGTLVLAACGNADENNDNTAENDTNNTATDTNVGGLQLGTGSTGGTYYPLGQEMATVINNNIDVDGFDLSAVSSGASVDNIVSIFQGEMDLGMTVHLPALDALTGDGEFEGVAVDNFGFMGHIYPEVMQIVTTEASGIESIADLEGASVAIGPPGSGTQAAAKLILEAYGLEDGDYEAYEEGFGDAAGRIQDGSLDASFGLLGLPDGSIEEIALQRDVKLIPLSEEGISYIEENSGYEAFTIPSDSYDFLEEDIQAITAYAVLVGSLDSIDEDLGYEITKALFENSGDISHSQGDHLTKENALNGSEGLPLHPGTERYFEEEGITQ from the coding sequence TTGAAGAAAAAGTTCACTTCAATGTTTGCCATGTTACTAACTGGTACACTCGTGTTAGCAGCTTGTGGAAATGCAGATGAAAACAATGATAATACTGCAGAAAATGACACTAATAACACTGCAACAGATACTAATGTTGGAGGCCTTCAATTAGGAACTGGTAGTACTGGTGGTACTTACTATCCTTTAGGTCAAGAAATGGCAACTGTCATTAATAACAATATTGATGTTGACGGATTTGATTTAAGTGCTGTATCGTCTGGTGCCTCTGTTGATAATATTGTTAGTATTTTCCAAGGTGAAATGGATCTCGGTATGACAGTTCATCTTCCTGCCCTAGACGCCTTAACTGGAGACGGTGAGTTTGAAGGGGTTGCAGTTGATAATTTTGGTTTTATGGGACATATTTACCCTGAAGTCATGCAAATAGTAACGACCGAAGCTTCTGGTATTGAGTCGATTGCTGATCTTGAAGGGGCTTCTGTTGCCATCGGGCCACCTGGAAGTGGTACTCAAGCAGCTGCTAAATTAATTTTAGAAGCATACGGTCTAGAAGATGGGGACTATGAAGCTTATGAAGAAGGTTTTGGTGACGCCGCCGGTCGTATTCAAGATGGTAGTCTAGATGCCTCTTTTGGTCTATTAGGCTTACCTGATGGAAGTATTGAAGAGATAGCACTTCAACGTGATGTAAAGTTGATCCCGTTAAGTGAGGAAGGGATTTCATACATTGAGGAAAACAGCGGCTATGAAGCCTTCACAATTCCTAGTGATTCCTATGATTTCCTTGAAGAGGATATTCAAGCTATTACCGCTTATGCCGTACTTGTTGGGTCTTTAGATTCAATTGATGAAGATTTAGGGTATGAAATCACAAAAGCTCTTTTTGAAAATAGTGGTGACATCTCTCACTCTCAAGGAGACCACTTAACAAAAGAGAATGCACTCAATGGTTCTGAAGGACTTCCTTTACACCCTGGTACTGAGCGTTATTTTGAAGAAGAAGGCATTACCCAGTAA